The nucleotide sequence TTATCCTGATTTATTGTAATCATTAATCCCCCCAAATCCCCCTTTTTCAAAGGAGGACTTGCCACGTCATCAATTGATACGCGTGGTTCCCTCTCCTGAGCAAGTTTTAAAGCACTGCTTTAAAATGAAGCGCAAGAAAGGATGAGGGCTAGGGAGAGGATTTTTTTAAATTAATACTCTTCTCTTAAATTTTCTAATTCAGTCGCACGTGCGGCAGTCGCTTCCATGTAACAACTATTGCTATTTACAGTTGCAATCGTCCCTCCATTCGGGTCGGCATAAAAATCGCAATTGGCATCACGATAGCGAATCCAGAGACGCTGAACCTCTTGAAGCTGTTTTTTACGGTTTGCATTCAGCGATGCCATCGTCTGTTTATAGGCATTATTTAACCGTGTATCTTGGCGATCTGTTTCGGCCGCAATACAATCCAGCATATTTACAGTAACGCCACCTGAGCGATCCATACAATTT is from Acinetobacter lwoffii and encodes:
- a CDS encoding lysozyme inhibitor LprI family protein, coding for MFKRTALLGLSMFILPPALYAGDNDLSRQYSNCMDRSGGVTVNMLDCIAAETDRQDTRLNNAYKQTMASLNANRKKQLQEVQRLWIRYRDANCDFYADPNGGTIATVNSNSCYMEATAARATELENLREEY